A segment of the Capricornis sumatraensis isolate serow.1 chromosome 8, serow.2, whole genome shotgun sequence genome:
CTCACTGGCCAGGCCGCCTAGAGATAAGCGAGACCCAGGAGGAGGCTCAGTTCAGCTCGGGAACAGTAcccaccccatccttcccccaccaTGACTGCCCAGAGCAGCCAGGCACTCACTGTTATTGAGGACAGTGAGGAACGCATCCCAGACGAAGCCACCCTTGCAGCCGTTCCCGCAGCGGTCACAGTCGAGCAGCTCTGGTGCCAGGAGGGACAATGTGTGTGCCCAGGCCTCAGGCACCCCCGCCTCCTTTGGCCCCCCacgcccacccctgcccccagccataCGCTGCACGGAGACCTCCACAGGGTGATGGGAGCTGATGGCCCACAGGGCCTCAATGTTGCCTGCTGCTGCCATGGCCCAGCAACAGTTGCAGTTTCCCTGGTGGTGAAAGGATGGcggtggtgggggtgggtagaCTGCAggccctctcctccctgcctccccacacCACCCCCGCCCTGGGGCTGGATTGGGCCAGGCTGCTGGGCTTGGGGTGGAGGCAGATACCTGGTTCCTGACAGGTGAGATGGTGTTAGGTTTGTTCCTCCAGTCACAGGTCGGAGGCTGTGACTCCCCCCACTCTTCAGACCCCACCTTTCTGCTCACACCTAGGGCCTCTCCAGCCAGCCGGCTTCCATAAAGCTGGACAAACTCCTCCTCTGGGGACACATGGGGCCATGAAGTTCACTGTTTTGACCCCTCCCCCCCATTCTGCCTCCTACCCCAGCCATCCACATCCTGAGCCATTTGAGTCCCTGTAATGCCCTGGGAGGCAGAAAGATAAGGACCCTGAGGCCTGGAGGGAGGCCACGTTCCTTGCTGGGGTGCACAGTCCTGCACCCAGTGTCTCTGTGAGCTGGGCTACCACCCAGGCCTCCACAGAGTTCCTGCTCTGATCTCAGATTCAGGGCAAACCCCCAGGCCTCTGGCCCTCGGGAGTCCCTCTGGGGAACAGAAGCCAAGTCAGCCTGGTATCTGCTGGGGAATATCCTCTTCCCTGCCTACCACCCATTGCCAGGAGTCCAGTACCTGTGAGGTCACTGAATTGAGTCACCCCAAACTCGGCCGTGCCCAGGTCCTCCTCCTGCAGCCGCTGAGCCTTGGCCAGGTTTTGGGCGAAGATGTCCAGGCGGCGGGCGTGCTCTAGACCGAAAGGAGGTTGTCCTAGGCTGGCTCGCAAGCCCCCAGGGACAGGAAGCGGCCATCAGTTTGGCTTCCCCCCCACACTCTCCCAGGTAAGCACTGGCTCCTTTCCTATGGTCCTTGCAGACCCTGCTACAGACACCTGGACCAAGGAAGTGGCTCCCCAGCCCCCCTGGGTTGGGGTTTTGTTGAAGGCAGGTAGAGAGTATCTGCCCACCTGGGGAAGAAGCCAAGTGAAAGGTCGGAAGGCTAGTGACAAAGGAAAGGTGGGTGGTCAGAGACCAACTTCCTGCCAGGTCATCTCTGTCTCTACTTCACACCTCTGGCCGCAAGTCTGTGGCTGGAACATCGCAGGGGAGGGTTGGGCAAGTCCCTGGCACAGGAAGTCGGGCTGAAAGGTGCCCACAGACCTCCCCCATGGGAGATGAGATCCAGAGGGCAGGACCAGGGCTGGCAACAcatgggggtggagagggagtcCACAAAATGGGTAACCCTGGGTGCTTGCTGGATGACTAGCAGTTTCCTGCTGCTGCAGTCACAGGAAAGTGGCTCTGGACATGACCATCCTCTCAGACCAGTCAAACCCCCAACAGCTACCACCTCCCTCCAGGTTCATAGCCAAGGAGGATCTTGTCCCCGCTTGTGCATTTGGGAAACCAGGGAGTACACTCCCAGCCCTGCGTCACTGTCCTGAGTGGCTTTGGCCAAATGCATTCCCCAGCCTGAGCCTGAATTTCCTTGCCTGTTAAATGAGAGCAGGGGTTTGGACTGGAGACGCACGTGCCCCGGGATACCTGCTGGATTTGGATAACTCCGGTTGTACTGCATCTGAAACAATCTGAAGACCTCTTTCAGCTCCAGTGGCTGGGGACCTGAGTCCTGGGTGGCGGTgcagggccgggggcggggggtgtaaaaagagcagtggggagggggtgaggtgAGGAGTCATGGCCGGGACCACACCTCAGCTCCCACCCGAGCTGGGACTGGACTAGGGGAGCAGCCGGTTCACCCGCTTCTCTCCCTGTGTGGACCTGAGCACGTGGGTCATCCCCTCAGTCTCAGTCACTCCCTCTGAGAAATAGGAACAAAGCCCTGTTTCTGCCGGGGTGAGCCCCAGGCATGGGGAGAAAGTTGGGGACACTTACCTGGCCCCTGAGGGAGCCCTTGATGCCTTGAGCCAGGCCTGCCACCAG
Coding sequences within it:
- the CTSW gene encoding cathepsin W; the protein is MAPTVHLSCLLALLVAGLAQGIKGSLRGQDSGPQPLELKEVFRLFQMQYNRSYPNPAEHARRLDIFAQNLAKAQRLQEEDLGTAEFGVTQFSDLTEEEFVQLYGSRLAGEALGVSRKVGSEEWGESQPPTCDWRNKPNTISPVRNQGNCNCCWAMAAAGNIEALWAISSHHPVEVSVQQLLDCDRCGNGCKGGFVWDAFLTVLNNSGLASEKDYPFVGSGKTHRCLAEKHKKVAWIQDFIMLQAGEQSIARHLATQGPITVTINVKLLQQYQKGVIKATPTTCDPRHVDHSVLLVGFGKTKSVEGRQGKAASFGSYTRPRRSMAYWTLKNSWGPHWGEEGYFRLHRGSNTCGITKYPVTARVDIPKKKQQVSCPP